The following are encoded in a window of Apteryx mantelli isolate bAptMan1 chromosome 17, bAptMan1.hap1, whole genome shotgun sequence genomic DNA:
- the LOC106486285 gene encoding hydroxysteroid 11-beta-dehydrogenase 1-like protein B encodes MAAVRLFVSLLICLCAYYFYSEETVSADMVRGKRVLVTGSSTGIGEQVAYEFSRLGAHVILTARRKQQLKQVAKKCLALGASSAGHVVADMSNLTAAQKIVEDVRDRLGGLDYLVLNHVGGSGQFGPFKGDMAAVTSSMTINFLSYVQLTASALTMLRESQGSIVVVSSLSGRIGGPFTLAYNAAKFALEGFYSSLRRELRLQQTNVSVTIAVLGYINTDNAVKKVGDKIRMAANPKEECAQKIVQAGVLRQPEVFYPYWSLKPLLLFKEWMPGLIETLLDKSYILENIL; translated from the exons atATGGTGCGAGGGAAGCGCGTGCTAGTCACAGGCTCAAGCACAGGGATCGGGGAACAAGTAGCCTACGAGTTTTCTCGACTGGGAGCCCACGTGATCCTCACTGCCAGGAGGAAACAGCAGCTCAAGCAG GTGGCAAAGAAGTGTCTGGCCCTGGGAGCAAGTTCTGCCGGGCACGTCGTAGCAGACATGAGCAATCTGACTGCAGCCCAGAAGATCGTTGAAGATGTCAGAGACAGGCTGG GGGGTCTTGACTACTTGGTTTTGAACCACGTGGGAGGAAGTGGTCAGTTTGGCCCTTTCAAAGGGGACATGGCAGCAGTGACTAGCTCCATGACCATCAACTTCTTGAGTTACGTCCAGCTGACCGCATCAGCGCTGACCATGCTGCGGGAGTCTCAGGGCAGCATCGTTGTTGTATCCTCCCTGAGCG GTCGCATAGGAGGCCCCTTCACCCTAGCATACAATGCAGCCAAGTTTGCTTTGGAGGGATTCTACAGCTCTCTACGCAGGGAACTTCGCCTCCAGCAGACCAACGTCTCTGTCACAATTGCTGTGCTGGGATATATCaatacag ACAATGCTGTGAAAAAGGTTGGTGATAAAATCAGAATGGCTGCAAATCCGAAGGAAGAGTGCGCTCAAAAAATAGTTCAAGCAGGTGTGCTGCGACAGCCAGAGGTCTTCTATCCGTACTGGAGCTTAAAACCTCTGCTGCTGTTCAAAGAGTGGATGCCAGGCCTGATAGAAACACTGCTGGACAAATCCTACATCCTGGAGAACATCCTCTAG